One genomic segment of Photobacterium sp. DA100 includes these proteins:
- the murC gene encoding UDP-N-acetylmuramate--L-alanine ligase: MSKLDNQQLAKIRTMVPEMRRVERIHFVGIGGAGMSGIAEVLVNEGYHVSGSDLAPNAVTNRLTSKGAEIFFGHAASNIDGASVVVASTAIDPTNPELAAARELRIPVVRRAEMLAELMRYRHGIAIAGTHGKTTTTALVTQIYSEAGLDPTFVNGGLVKSAGTNARLGSSRYLIAEADESDASFLHLQPMVCVVTNIEADHMDTYGGDFEVLKQTFVDFLHNLPFYGLAVMCIDDPVVRELLPRIGRQVITYGFSEDADVRLVDYDQRGQQGHFSILRKGKPALQIKLNIPGKHNALNATAAVAVATEEGVADEAIIRALAEFEGTGRRFDHLGEFETGNGKVMLVDDYGHHPSEVDVTIQAARAGWEDKRLVMVFQPHRYSRTRDLYDDFANVLEQVDVLVMLDVYAAGEQPIAGADGRALCRTIRGRGKLDPIFVPNIDALPSALANILQNDDLVLTQGAGDVGKIARQLADMQLNIEQMSQQ; this comes from the coding sequence ATGAGTAAACTGGATAACCAGCAATTAGCAAAAATTAGAACCATGGTGCCAGAGATGCGCCGCGTAGAGCGTATCCACTTTGTAGGGATCGGTGGTGCTGGCATGAGCGGTATCGCCGAAGTCTTGGTGAACGAAGGCTACCATGTCAGCGGCTCGGATTTGGCGCCGAATGCCGTGACCAACCGCCTAACAAGCAAAGGGGCTGAGATTTTCTTTGGCCATGCGGCCAGCAACATCGATGGTGCCAGCGTTGTCGTGGCCTCGACGGCTATCGACCCAACCAACCCTGAGTTGGCAGCAGCCCGTGAGCTGCGTATTCCGGTCGTGCGCCGGGCGGAAATGCTGGCCGAGCTGATGCGCTACCGTCACGGTATTGCGATCGCCGGTACCCACGGAAAAACTACCACCACTGCGCTGGTTACCCAGATTTATTCCGAGGCAGGTTTAGATCCAACGTTCGTCAATGGTGGCTTGGTCAAGAGTGCCGGAACCAATGCCCGCTTGGGTTCGAGCCGCTACCTGATTGCCGAAGCAGACGAAAGTGATGCCTCGTTCCTGCACCTGCAGCCAATGGTATGCGTGGTGACCAATATCGAAGCCGATCACATGGATACCTATGGTGGTGACTTTGAAGTTCTGAAGCAGACCTTTGTCGATTTCCTCCACAACCTGCCGTTTTACGGCCTGGCCGTGATGTGTATTGATGATCCTGTGGTGCGTGAGCTGCTGCCGAGAATCGGTCGTCAGGTGATCACCTACGGTTTTTCCGAAGATGCAGATGTGCGTTTGGTTGATTATGATCAGCGCGGTCAGCAGGGACATTTCTCGATACTACGCAAAGGCAAGCCAGCCTTGCAGATCAAACTGAATATTCCGGGCAAGCACAATGCGCTCAATGCCACCGCTGCTGTTGCGGTAGCAACGGAAGAAGGGGTGGCCGATGAAGCTATCATCCGCGCGCTGGCCGAGTTCGAGGGTACTGGACGACGTTTTGATCACCTGGGTGAGTTTGAAACGGGTAATGGTAAGGTGATGCTGGTCGATGACTACGGCCATCATCCAAGTGAAGTCGACGTGACGATCCAGGCGGCACGGGCTGGCTGGGAAGATAAGCGCTTGGTGATGGTGTTCCAGCCGCACCGCTATAGCCGTACCCGCGATCTGTATGATGACTTTGCTAATGTGCTTGAGCAAGTTGATGTGCTGGTGATGCTGGATGTATACGCTGCGGGCGAGCAGCCGATTGCCGGCGCGGATGGCCGAGCACTGTGCCGCACCATCCGTGGCCGAGGTAAGCTGGATCCGATTTTTGTGCCGAATATCGATGCACTTCCGTCAGCATTGGCAAATATTCTACAAAATGATGATTTGGTTCTGACACAAGGCGCAGGGGATGTTGGCAAAATTGCTCGCCAGTTGGCTGATATGCAATTGAATATTGAGCAGATGAGCCAGCAATAA